Proteins co-encoded in one Macadamia integrifolia cultivar HAES 741 unplaced genomic scaffold, SCU_Mint_v3 scaffold1431, whole genome shotgun sequence genomic window:
- the LOC122063718 gene encoding putative pentatricopeptide repeat-containing protein At3g01580 yields MLSIARLPWTQLRRATTNAPSPKIPSSPSSRPASNLFVNSPHRCGEHSNLTHQKDSYLNYSLLNPTNQLVAEPSRFSCTSDSFYNSLFSHLRSPNNLSEAEKVHGVLVVHGFFLNGRADPKLGAQLVNIYVGYDRLQGALHVLDQLPQKNNFAWNAILRGLVNAGHFSDALEFYHSMLREGSSPDNFTYPLVLKACSGLSALEEGRRVKEAIQFNESRYNVKPNIFVACAMIDMFAKCGSLSEARKIFDGMPSKDLVSWSVMICGAVQNGEWFEALCLYRRMNLEGWRPDSVIVATVLPACGRLGAQHLGMTLQGCAVRRGFADDLYVSNALIDMYCKSGDIHEACRVFCHMINKDAVSWSTLIAGHMQNSEYCDGLMLYLEMKAMGIRSTAVTVASVLPALANLKLLRQGKEMHNYVLRHGLESDTFVGSALIDMYGNCGSMREAGFIFEMMSDRDITIWNSMIVGHVLNGNVDLAFGILRRIKESKLRLNSVSILSILPLCTRMGTLRQGREIHGYATRNSLVSLVSVGNSLIDMYCKCGYLELGLRIFNQMVETDIVTFNTIIVANGIHGHGEQAFSFFDQMRDAGIRPNKVTFIALLSACSHAGLMDRGWFLYNTMVYDCGILPDMEHYACMVDLLGRSGHLDDAWEFIRRMPVEADIDVLGCLLGACRVHNRVELAEQVSRRIFQKNPEDSGYYVLLSNIYASSGRWADAARIRAMLKYKGLLKKAGNSWIQIGCHVHSFRARDRIHPESKRIQEVLESLVLEMKDEGYLLDLSCSFHDITEDDEFEGGMHL; encoded by the coding sequence ATGCTCTCCATTGCTAGACTTCCTTGGACTCAACTAAGGAGAGCAACAACCAACGCCCCATCACCAAAAATCCCCTCGTCACCGTCCAGCAGACCCGCTTCAAATCTGTTTGTTAACTCCCCGCACAGATGTGGAGAGCATTCTAATCTGACTCATCAAAAAGATTCATACCTCAACTATTCTCTACTGAACCCAACCAATCAATTGGTGGCTGAGCCTTCTCGCTTCTCCTGTACATCAGATTCCTTCTACAACAGCCTATTCTCCCATCTGAGATCACCCAATAACCTATCTGAAGCTGAAAAGGTTCATGGTGTTTTGGTGGTCCATGGTTTCTTCCTCAACGGTAGAGCTGACCCAAAGCTAGGTGCTCAACTTGTTAACATCTATGTTGGCTATGATCGTCTTCAAGGGGCTCTGCATGTCTTAGATCAACTTCCTCAAAAGAACAATTTCGCTTGGAATGCGATACTTAGGGGGCTGGTCAATGCTGGCCACTTCTCGGATGCATTGGAATTCTATCACTCCATGCTGAGAGAAGGCTCCTCACCTGATAATTTCACTTACCCACTTGTCCTAAAGGCTTGTTCCGGATTATCCGCACTTGAAGAAGGTAGAAGAGTAAAGGAGGCGATCCAATTCAATGAGAGTCGGTACAATGTAAAACCCAACATCTTCGTGGCGTGTGCCATGATTGATATGTTTGCCAAGTGTGGCAGCTTAAGCGAAGCACGTAAGATATTTGATGGAATGCCCAGCAAAGATTTAGTCTCGTGGAGTGTGATGATCTGTGGAGCGGTGCAGAATGGGGAATGGTTTGAAGCTCTGTGCTTATATAGAAGGATGAATTTAGAAGGATGGAGACCTGATTCGGTGATTGTTGCAACTGTTCTTCCAGCCTGCGGTAGGTTGGGTGCTCAGCATCTGGGAATGACCTTGCAGGGCTGTGCCGTGAGGCGTGGCTTTGCTGACGATCTTTATGTTTCGAACGCCTTGATAGACATGTACTGTAAATCTGGGGACATCCATGAAGCCTGCCGTGTATTTTGccacatgataaacaaagatgcGGTCTCTTGGAGTACCCTGATTGCGGGCCACATGCAGAACTCAGAGTATTGCGATGGTCTGATGTTGTACCTTGAGATGAAGGCTATGGGTATTAGAAGCACCGCAGTCACAGTGGCCAGTGTCCTTCCTGCCTTGGCAAATCTCAAACTGTTGAGACAGGGAAAGGAGATGCACAACTATGTCCTTAGACACGGGCTTGAATCAGATACTTTTGTTGGCAGTGCATTGATTGATATGTATGGCAACTGTGGGTCAATGAGAGAGGCAGGTTTCATCTTTGAGATGATGTCAGATAGAGATATAACGATATGGAACTCGATGATTGTTGGGCATGTTCTAAATGGGAATGTAGATTTAGCCTTTGGGATCTTGCGCAGGATCAAAGAATCTAAGCTGAGACTGAATTCTGTAAGCATTCTGAGCATCCTTCCATTGTGCACCAGAATGGGGACACTTAGACAGGGAAGGGAAATCCATGGTTATGCGACTAGAAACAGTCTTGTTTCTCTAGTTTCGGTTGGGAATTCACTGATAGACATGTACTGTAAATGTGGATATTTAGAACTCGGACTGAGGATCTTCAATCAAATGGTAGAGACTGATATTGTAACATTTAACACTATAATTGTGGCGAACGGAATTCATGGACATGGGGAGCAAGCTTTTTCATTCTTCGATCAGATGAGGGACGCAGGAATCAGGCCCAATAAAGTCACTTTTATAGCACTCTTATCGGCTTGTAGTCATGCAGGCCTGATGGACAGAGGCTGGTTTTTGTACAACACAATGGTCTATGATTGCGGCATTCTACCTGATATGGAACACTATGCATGTATGGTGGACCTTTTAGGTAGATCAGGGCACCTTGATGATGCGTGGGAATTCATAAGAAGGATGCCAGTCGAGGCGGACATTGACGTTCTGGGTTGCCTTCTTGGAGCTTGTAGAGTTCACAACAGGGTTGAGCTTGCTGAGCAGGTATCAAGGCGAATTTTTCAAAAGAACCCTGAAGATTCAGGCTATTATGTTCTTTTATCCAACATATATGCATCATCCGGAAGATGGGCAGATGCAGCAAGGATCAGGGCAATGTTAAAATACAAGGGCTTGCTAAAGAAAGCAGGAAATAGCTGGATCCAGATCGGTTGTCATGTTCATTCATTTAGGGCTAGAGATCGGATCCACCCAGAGTCTAAGAGAATCCAAGAGGTTTTGGAGAGCTTGGTCTTGGAGATGAAGGATGAAGGATATCTGTTAGATTTAAGCTGTTCATTTCATGATATCACTGAAGATGACGAATTTGAAGGGGGAATGCATTTATGA